One Spea bombifrons isolate aSpeBom1 chromosome 1, aSpeBom1.2.pri, whole genome shotgun sequence DNA window includes the following coding sequences:
- the MORN3 gene encoding MORN repeat-containing protein 3, with protein MPFLKDVEKKDPLCKEWDRKAQKSGLRHTVYSVNGDQYTGEWLNNLKHGKGTYIWKKTKSIYEGEWKCGKRSGFGAYSEQDPNTGQYVKVYSGSWENDKKHGYGTHYYTDKEYYEGDWKSGERSGWGRMYFADGGIYEGEWLKDKPSGQGMLRLANENRYEGSWKSGNKHGPGIFYYFDKGVLYDGVWVNDIPKCGTMIDIGRAEAPSPTQYPIPEVKLEDPKGVLEKAQASFLEDQE; from the exons ATGCCTTTTCTGAAAGATGTCGAGAAGAAAGATCCACTCTGTAAGGAGTGGGACAGGAAAGCACAGAAATCTGGCCTAAGACATACAGTTTACTCTGTAAATGGAGACCAGTACACAGGAGAATGGTTAAACAACTTAAAACATG gCAAAGGTACTTACATCTGGAAAAAGACAAAATCCATTTATGAAGGAGAGTGGAAATGTGGAAAAAGAAGTGGCTTTGGGGCATACAGTGAACAAGATCCAAACACAGGCCAATATGTAAAGGTTTACTCCGGCTCTTGGGAAAACGACAAAAAACAT GGATACGGCACACATTACTACACAGATAAGGAATATTATGAAGGAGATTGGAAGTCTGGCGAGCGAAgcggctgggggagaatgtacTTTGCAGACGGAGGGATCTATGAAGGAGAATGGCTGAAAGACAAACCCAGCGGCCAGGGAATGCTGCGTTTAG CAAACGAAAACCGTTATGAAGGTTCATGGAAGAGTGGAAATAAGCACGGTCCTGGCATATTCTACTACTTTGATAAAGGTGTGCTGTATGATGGCGTGTGGGTAAACGATATCCCAAAATGCGGGACCATGATTGACATTGGACGTGCAGAGGCGCCATCGCCAACACAGTATCCAATACCAGAG GTGAAATTGGAAGATCCAAAGGGAGTGCTTGAAAAAGCTCAGGCCTCATTTCTTGAAGATCAAGAATAA